TTACGAGCCGTTCACCGGCGCGCCGCTCGGCAGCATGCAGCAGTCGTGGACCGCGGCGGCCGTTCTCGACTGGTTGGGCTGACCGAACGGCTGGGCTGACCGAAACCCGCTCGCGCCCGGGGCCTCTGCCGTTACTGTCGAGCGCATGCGTGTGCGAACTGGTGGGGCAGCACGACGGACCGCGGCGGCGGTGTTCGCCGCGGCGATGATCGCGGGCGGCGCGGGAGTGGCATCCGCCGAACCCGTGCGCGGTCCGGACGTCTCGTCCTGGCAGCATCCCGGCGGGGTGTCCATCGACTGGTTCGCGGTGCGGGGCGCCGGCCAGACGTTCGCGATGGTCAAGGCCACCGAGGGACTCAGTTACGTCAACCCCTATTTCGTCCAGGACAGCCTGCAGATGCGTATCGCCGGGCTCGCCCGCGGCGCCTACCACTACGCGGATCCGTCGCTGCCGCCCGAACCGCAGGCGGCGTTCTATGCGACCGTCGTCCTCGGGATCAACGGCCCCGGCGACATGCCGCCCGTGCTCGACCTCGAGGACAGCAAGGGGCTACCGCCGCATCAGTTGATCGATTGGACGCACCGCTACCTGAACACCGTCCGCGCACTCACCGGGCGGCAGCCGATCATCTACACGTACCCGAACTTCTGGCGGACGGCGATGGCCGACACCCGCGAGTTCACCCAGTACCCGCTCTGGATCGCGGACTACAACGGCCGGGACGCACCGGGTCCGCTGCCGGGAGGCTGGGCACACTGGTCCTTCTGGCAGTACACGAGTTCGGGACGGCTACCCGGCGTCACCGGCAACGTCGACCTCAACGTCTACAGCGGTGCCCAGGGCGACTTCGCGGCATACGCGAACATGTGGCCGCCCTTCTTCGGCAGCTGAGTCCTCGGACAATCGGTCCCCGGGCTCCTGTCGGTGGAGTGCCCGACGAGAGCCGGGCACTCCGCGACCGGAGATCCGCGAAGGCCGAGGTGGGCACCTCCGCCCGAATGCCGCATCACGCGCCGATGCGTCCGCCCGGCTGCAGCATCACGCGCCGATGCGTCCGCCCGGCTTCCAGGCCACGACGACGGCCGGTCGCGGCTGCGCATCCCCACCATCGGGCCAGTGCGACATCGGGTTGTCGGCACTGGCGTCGTCGAGTTCGCCCGGATGCTGCACGCACACGACGACCCGGTCCTCCTCCACGATCGGACCACATGTCTCGGCGCCCCTCGGGACGGTGAGGAACTGCTTGGTCTCACCGCGCCGCTCGCCCTCGAGCACGACGCTGAACAGGCCGTCGTTGGACTTCAACGCGTTGCCGTCGGTGGAGATCCAGAGGTTGCCGTGCGGGTCGAACGCGAGGTTGTCGGGGCAGGAGATGGGGCTGACCTGATCCTTGTCGAACCCGCCGAAGTAGGTGTCCGCCTCGGTGGGGTCACCACAGACCAGCAGCAGGTTCCACGTGAACGACGTGCCGGCGTGGTCGTCGTCGATCTCGAGGACCTGGCCGTTCTTGTTGTTGTTGCGCGGGTTCGCCTCGTCCGCGGCGGCCTTGCCCTCGGCGCCCCGGTTGGTGTTGTTGGTCAGCGCCACATACACCTTGCCCGTCTTCGGGTTGGGTTCGAAGTCCTCCGGGCGGTCCATCTTGGTGGCGCCCACCGCATCCCCGGCCAGCCGGGTGAACACGGCCACCTCCTCGGCGCTCAGGCCGTCCACCAGCGACTCGCCGCGTCCGTCTTCTCCCGTGCGCAACAACGGTATCCACTCACCGGTGCCGTCGAACTCACCGTCGGACGGCAGCTCTCCGGACCCGTCGATCTCGTCTTCCGAGTTCCCACTGAGCTTCGCCACGTACAGCGTGCCCGCGTCGAGCAACGTGAGGTTGTGACGCATGGCGGCCTGGCTGTTGCCGTCCTGCATCTTCCGGCTGGAGACGAACTTGTACATGTAGTCGAAACGCTCGTCGTCACCGCTGTAGGCGACGACGGTGCCGTCGTCGGTGACGTGGATCGTGGCGGCCTCGTGCTTGAACCGGCCGAGCGCGGTGTGCTTGACGGGGATCGACGCGGCATCCCACGGATTCACCTCGACGACGTAGCCGAAGCGGTTGACCTCGTTGGGTTCCTGTGCGATGTCGAAACGGGGATCGAAGCGCTCCCACTTGCGCTCGGATTCGGTGCCCTCCACGCCGTAGCGGGCCAGCCGCTCTGCCGCCACCGGGTCGGCGACCGTCTCGGCGTTCGCGAAGTACTGGTTGAAGTTCTCCTCGCCGGACAGGACCGTGCCCCAGGGCGTGACACCTCCCGCACAGTTGTTGAGGGTGCCGAGAACCCTCGTGCCGGTCGGGTCGGCCGTCGTCTTCAGTAGGTCGCTACCGGCGGCCGGGCCGGTGACTGCGAACTCCGTCTCCGCCGTGATCCGCCGGTTGTACGGGCCGAACTCGGTTGTCAAGCTCCCGGATCCGGACTCGCCCTTGACCTGGACCACGGTCAGTCCGTGGGCGGCGATTCCGATACGGAACTGCTCCTCGCTGGGGTTCTCCTCGTCGTAGCCGGTGAACATGAACGGCTCCGTGGTGTACTCGTGGTTGACCACGAGGACGAACGTGTTCGGCTGTCCCTCCACCGGGAGCAGGCCCGCGAAGTCGTTGTTGAAACCGAACTGCTTCTCCTGGGCCGCGCCGCTCTGGTTCGCGAAGTCGAACTCCGGGGCGTCGGGGAGAACCGGGTCTCCCCAACGGATCACGACGGCCTGTTCGTATCCGTCCGGTACCACCACGACGTCCTCGGTGTTGGGGGCGACGGCGCCGAAATCGGTTCCCGCCGGGGCGGAGCCGTCGCCGGTCCCGTTCGTCGTGCCGGAGCCGTTTCCGGTGCCGGTGGCCTCGTCGTCGGCGCAGGCCACCAAGGCGCCGCCCGCGCCGACGGCCAGAACCGCCATCGCTCCCCCGCGCAGCACTCCGCGCCGAGTCAGCGCGGTCCGCGCGATGTCGCGAAAGTACTCGCCGGACGAGGTGTTCGGCACCGCGTGCGAGCACGCATCGCCGCACTTGTAGCGGCAGGTGACCGAGGCGCGCGACGAGTGCCCGTCGTGCTGGACGAACAGAGCAAGAGGTTTGAGAACGCTCACCAGGTAACTCCCGAGTCGTTGGAACAACTCCGGCACCGTAGAAGTCGTAAACGTGCCTCAGGGAACGAGTGGGTGAACGTCCCGGTGACGCCAGGTGTACACGAGCCTGTTGCGCCGATCAGCCCGGGATGTTATGTGCCGGAACGGCGCTGCCCGTAGTGGGGATGCTTCGAATCCCCGTCGAATCCGCGCCGGTCGGCCTCCGTGGGTTCCCAGTTCTTTCTCGCAGCCGAAACCGACCGTTCCTGGACCGATCGTGCGCGTTTTGCCGGTGTCCGTAGGCCGACGCCGACTACGACCCGGACGCCACGGAAGCTCCGCGTCGGGCGGCGTCGCGCGCCGCGATGTATCCGAACACCAGCCCCTGCCCGATCGTGGCCCCGGCGCCGGGGTACTTGTCCCCGAAGGCATTCGCGGCGGTGTTGCCGATCGCGTACAGGCCGGGGATGGTGCTGCCGTCCTCGCGTAGCACCCGTGCGTGGCTGTCGGCGCGCAGGCCACCGCACGTGCCGAGGTCGCTGAGCGTCATCCGCACGGCGTAGAACGGGCCGCGGTCGAGCGGGCGCAGGTTCGGGTTCGGCGTGATCGTCGGGTCGCCGTAGTAGCGGTCGTACGCGCTCCGTCCGCGATGGAACTCCGAGTCGCTTCCGGCCGCGGCGGCGTCGTTGAAGTTGCGGAACGTCTCCTCGAACGCGTCCTCGGGGAGACCGGCCGAACGGGCGAGTGCCCGCGGATCATCTGCGCGGTGGGCGATTCCGGCGTCGTACCAGGACTGTGGCAAGGCCTGCCGTGGGAAGATCCCTGCCGCGAAGATGTAGCTGTTGCGGTAGGTCTGGTCGAAGACGATCCACATGGATTCCACCGGCGAGCCGGTGCGTTCGCGTTCGAGTACCCGCTGCCCGAACGACATGTAGTCGACGGATTCGTTGACGAAGCGCGTGCCCGTCTGGTCCACGATGAACGACCCGGGGAGGGACCGTTCCGCGAGCATGACGAGCGGGCTGCGGCCGGGAAGTGCTGCGACGGCGGGGAACCACCACGACTGCTCCATCAGCCCGATGTCGGCCCCGACGTCCTGGCCGATCTTGATGCCGTCACCGGTGTTGCCCTCGGCGCCGAAACTGTCGTGGTCCAGCAGACGTTCGGACTGGAACTTGTGGCGCATGTCCATGTCGTGGTCGAAGCCGCCGGCCGCCAGTACGACACCCCGTCGCGCGGTCACGGTGATCTCGCGACCGTCTCGTACCACGACGGCACCGGTGACGCGGTCGCCGTCGGTGACGAGCCGGTTCAGTGCGG
This genomic interval from Rhodococcus triatomae contains the following:
- a CDS encoding glycoside hydrolase family 25 protein, with amino-acid sequence MIAGGAGVASAEPVRGPDVSSWQHPGGVSIDWFAVRGAGQTFAMVKATEGLSYVNPYFVQDSLQMRIAGLARGAYHYADPSLPPEPQAAFYATVVLGINGPGDMPPVLDLEDSKGLPPHQLIDWTHRYLNTVRALTGRQPIIYTYPNFWRTAMADTREFTQYPLWIADYNGRDAPGPLPGGWAHWSFWQYTSSGRLPGVTGNVDLNVYSGAQGDFAAYANMWPPFFGS
- a CDS encoding PhoX family protein, yielding MSVLKPLALFVQHDGHSSRASVTCRYKCGDACSHAVPNTSSGEYFRDIARTALTRRGVLRGGAMAVLAVGAGGALVACADDEATGTGNGSGTTNGTGDGSAPAGTDFGAVAPNTEDVVVVPDGYEQAVVIRWGDPVLPDAPEFDFANQSGAAQEKQFGFNNDFAGLLPVEGQPNTFVLVVNHEYTTEPFMFTGYDEENPSEEQFRIGIAAHGLTVVQVKGESGSGSLTTEFGPYNRRITAETEFAVTGPAAGSDLLKTTADPTGTRVLGTLNNCAGGVTPWGTVLSGEENFNQYFANAETVADPVAAERLARYGVEGTESERKWERFDPRFDIAQEPNEVNRFGYVVEVNPWDAASIPVKHTALGRFKHEAATIHVTDDGTVVAYSGDDERFDYMYKFVSSRKMQDGNSQAAMRHNLTLLDAGTLYVAKLSGNSEDEIDGSGELPSDGEFDGTGEWIPLLRTGEDGRGESLVDGLSAEEVAVFTRLAGDAVGATKMDRPEDFEPNPKTGKVYVALTNNTNRGAEGKAAADEANPRNNNKNGQVLEIDDDHAGTSFTWNLLLVCGDPTEADTYFGGFDKDQVSPISCPDNLAFDPHGNLWISTDGNALKSNDGLFSVVLEGERRGETKQFLTVPRGAETCGPIVEEDRVVVCVQHPGELDDASADNPMSHWPDGGDAQPRPAVVVAWKPGGRIGA
- a CDS encoding 3-ketosteroid-delta-1-dehydrogenase, yielding MTPRPASDASTAQTGTTMSVDLLVVGAGTGMAAALTAHEMGLTTLIVEKTEYVGGSTARSGGAFWMPANSIMQDAGAADTLDRAETYVRAVVGDSAPLDRAAAFVEHGPATVEMLRRTTPMRFQWDRDYSDYHPELPGGSATGRTCECRPFDASVLGAERARLRPGVMEAPLPMPTTGTDYKWMNLMAKVPVKGISRAVKRLAQGVGGLALRREYMAGGQALAAGLFAGVVRAGIPVWTDTALNRLVTDGDRVTGAVVVRDGREITVTARRGVVLAAGGFDHDMDMRHKFQSERLLDHDSFGAEGNTGDGIKIGQDVGADIGLMEQSWWFPAVAALPGRSPLVMLAERSLPGSFIVDQTGTRFVNESVDYMSFGQRVLERERTGSPVESMWIVFDQTYRNSYIFAAGIFPRQALPQSWYDAGIAHRADDPRALARSAGLPEDAFEETFRNFNDAAAAGSDSEFHRGRSAYDRYYGDPTITPNPNLRPLDRGPFYAVRMTLSDLGTCGGLRADSHARVLREDGSTIPGLYAIGNTAANAFGDKYPGAGATIGQGLVFGYIAARDAARRGASVASGS